The following are encoded in a window of Mycobacteroides chelonae CCUG 47445 genomic DNA:
- a CDS encoding histidine phosphatase family protein: protein MTVILLRHGRSTSNVAHTLAGRSPGVELDEKGRVQARGVVDRLGAVTIAAIITSPLLRCEQTVAPLAAALNLTPTVEDRLVEVDYGDWTGREIKELLSEPLWKVVQQQPSAARFPGGEGLAQVQARAVAAVREHDRRLSEEHGGDCIWVACTHGDVIKSVLADALGTHLDAFQRIVADPASMSVVRYTELRPFVVHMNHTGPDLSSALSAGPPAKPAGAASDAPVGGTTD from the coding sequence GTGACGGTCATTCTCTTACGCCACGGGCGTTCCACTTCGAATGTCGCGCACACTCTCGCGGGCCGCAGCCCGGGTGTCGAGCTCGACGAGAAGGGTCGGGTCCAGGCGCGCGGCGTGGTCGACCGCCTGGGTGCGGTGACGATTGCGGCGATCATCACCTCGCCGCTGCTGCGGTGCGAGCAGACCGTGGCGCCGTTGGCGGCGGCGCTGAATCTGACGCCAACGGTCGAGGATCGGTTGGTGGAGGTGGATTACGGCGACTGGACCGGCCGTGAGATCAAGGAGCTGTTGTCCGAACCGCTGTGGAAGGTCGTCCAGCAGCAGCCCAGCGCCGCGCGATTCCCGGGCGGCGAGGGGCTGGCGCAGGTTCAGGCACGGGCGGTGGCGGCTGTCCGTGAGCACGACCGGCGGCTATCCGAGGAGCACGGCGGTGACTGCATCTGGGTCGCGTGCACTCACGGAGATGTCATCAAGTCGGTACTGGCCGATGCGCTCGGCACCCACCTGGACGCGTTCCAGCGCATCGTGGCCGATCCCGCGTCGATGAGCGTCGTGCGTTACACCGAGCTGCGGCCTTTTGTTGTACACATGAACCACACCGGCCCTGACCTGTCCAGCGCCCTGAGTGCCGGGCCGCCCGCGAAGCCCGCCGGAGCGGCGTCCGATGCTCCGGTGGGTGGCACAACCGATTAG
- a CDS encoding DUF3090 domain-containing protein, translating into MPRSIHVFRSPDRFVAGTVGEPGNRTFYLQAVHESRIVSVMLEKQQVSVLAERIGTLLSEVHRRFGTEIPPEPDVVEDLNPLVMPVDAEFRVGTMGLGWDAEANSVVVELLAVSEQEFDASVVLDDSDDGPDAVRVFLSLEAARQFATRSTRVVSAGRPPCPLCEEPLDPAGHICVRTNGYRRGTVPGAADDAES; encoded by the coding sequence ATGCCCCGATCGATTCATGTATTCCGCAGCCCGGACCGTTTCGTTGCCGGAACGGTCGGGGAACCCGGGAATCGCACGTTTTACCTACAGGCCGTCCACGAGAGCCGGATCGTCAGCGTGATGCTGGAGAAGCAGCAGGTGTCGGTGCTGGCCGAGCGCATCGGAACGCTGCTGTCGGAGGTTCATCGCCGGTTCGGGACGGAGATCCCGCCCGAGCCCGATGTGGTCGAGGATCTCAACCCGTTGGTGATGCCCGTGGACGCCGAGTTCCGGGTCGGCACGATGGGGTTGGGCTGGGATGCCGAGGCCAACTCGGTGGTTGTCGAACTGCTCGCGGTGAGCGAGCAGGAATTCGACGCCTCCGTGGTGCTCGACGATTCCGACGACGGTCCGGATGCTGTTCGGGTGTTCCTCTCGCTGGAAGCGGCGCGCCAATTCGCGACACGCTCCACCAGAGTCGTTTCCGCAGGCCGGCCACCGTGTCCGCTGTGTGAGGAACCGCTTGACCCGGCCGGGCATATCTGCGTCCGCACCAACGGCTATCGCCGGGGGACGGTGCCCGGGGCGGCAGATGACGCCGAGTCCTGA
- a CDS encoding SCO1664 family protein, whose product MTPSPDDVGPGASPEDHAAIRDGELTVIGRIRSASNATFLCEVPGTSGDSVHCVYKPVRGERPLWDFPDGTLAGREVATYLISAELGWNVVPYTVFRDGPAGVGMVQRWIHEPELGEGALDLVDICLPQAVPQDYLPILRALDADGAEIVLVHADDALLRRMAVFDTLVNNADRKGGHILRGADGGVYGVDHGICLHSEDKLRTVLWGWAGKPVEPELLDDVTRLEESLRGDLGAALAAHITTAEVAAVRQRAVMTLNEPVMPMPDRNRPIPWPAF is encoded by the coding sequence ATGACGCCGAGTCCTGACGATGTGGGGCCCGGCGCTAGTCCCGAGGATCACGCCGCGATCCGTGATGGCGAACTCACCGTCATCGGCCGCATTCGCTCGGCGAGCAATGCCACTTTCCTATGCGAGGTGCCGGGCACGTCGGGGGACAGCGTGCACTGTGTGTACAAGCCAGTGCGGGGCGAGCGGCCGCTCTGGGATTTCCCGGACGGCACTCTGGCTGGTCGCGAGGTGGCGACGTACCTGATATCGGCCGAGTTGGGCTGGAATGTGGTGCCGTATACGGTTTTTCGAGATGGTCCGGCGGGCGTTGGCATGGTGCAACGGTGGATCCACGAGCCGGAGCTGGGCGAGGGGGCACTCGATCTGGTCGATATCTGTCTGCCGCAGGCGGTGCCGCAGGACTACTTGCCGATCCTGCGTGCACTGGACGCGGATGGCGCCGAGATCGTGCTGGTGCACGCCGATGACGCCTTGCTGCGTCGGATGGCGGTGTTCGACACCTTGGTGAACAACGCCGATCGCAAGGGCGGCCACATTCTGCGGGGTGCCGATGGTGGTGTCTACGGGGTCGATCATGGGATCTGTCTGCACAGCGAGGACAAGCTGCGGACCGTTCTGTGGGGTTGGGCGGGTAAACCCGTGGAGCCGGAATTGCTCGACGATGTGACTCGCCTGGAGGAATCGCTGCGCGGCGATCTGGGCGCCGCGCTCGCGGCCCACATCACCACGGCCGAGGTGGCCGCGGTGCGCCAACGCGCGGTGATGACGCTGAATGAACCGGTGATGCCGATGCCTGATCGCAATAGACCCATACCGTGGCCCGCCTTTTGA
- a CDS encoding LppU/SCO3897 family protein, whose amino-acid sequence MTGPHDPYQQGQAGRWGAPEGSAQGYWQAPQPTAPYGYAPADYPDDSIGRLYDGVPQDYAVPPMYPGLPGQDPFGSQKQSRPWILIASIAGAVVVVLAVVLVVILNRDSAPRQSVSAPTTTVSYATPELPTAGGEPTYQTPTAQPPRTPMAPPQMPVPPPAPTGPPKAPGQVAVVGDCIALAAPSDYKAVACTDPKAAWRVIEVVPGGKCRQTYTGFTAGDFSYCIAPQLRIGSCYQTAVVMGSTVFVAADSCQAPKAFMVLFVIPGTKESSQCKGKPGVVHSFAFPDPPMAICTGEFAP is encoded by the coding sequence GTGACGGGACCGCACGACCCGTATCAGCAGGGACAGGCCGGGCGGTGGGGTGCGCCGGAGGGTTCGGCTCAGGGGTACTGGCAGGCGCCGCAGCCGACGGCTCCGTACGGTTATGCGCCGGCGGATTACCCGGACGATTCGATCGGTCGCCTCTATGACGGGGTTCCGCAGGACTACGCGGTTCCCCCGATGTATCCGGGGCTCCCGGGGCAAGATCCCTTCGGATCGCAGAAACAGTCCAGACCGTGGATTCTGATCGCCTCGATCGCGGGCGCGGTCGTCGTGGTGCTGGCGGTGGTGTTGGTCGTGATTCTCAACCGGGACAGCGCTCCGCGTCAGTCGGTCAGCGCGCCGACCACCACGGTGTCCTATGCGACTCCCGAATTACCCACGGCGGGTGGTGAACCCACCTATCAGACTCCGACTGCGCAGCCGCCCCGTACGCCGATGGCGCCACCCCAGATGCCTGTGCCGCCCCCTGCGCCGACGGGCCCACCCAAGGCTCCGGGGCAGGTCGCGGTGGTCGGGGACTGCATCGCGTTGGCCGCGCCTTCGGACTACAAGGCGGTTGCCTGTACCGATCCCAAGGCCGCCTGGCGTGTCATTGAGGTCGTTCCCGGTGGCAAGTGCAGGCAGACATATACCGGATTCACAGCTGGCGATTTCTCGTATTGCATTGCGCCGCAACTGCGTATCGGCTCCTGCTATCAGACCGCGGTGGTGATGGGAAGCACCGTATTCGTCGCTGCGGATTCCTGCCAGGCGCCGAAGGCGTTCATGGTGTTGTTCGTGATTCCCGGAACGAAGGAGTCATCGCAATGCAAGGGCAAGCCCGGCGTCGTGCATTCCTTCGCGTTCCCTGATCCGCCGATGGCGATCTGTACGGGTGAATTCGCCCCGTGA
- a CDS encoding DUF732 domain-containing protein, which produces MITNFRRFWAAGILAASLVGAVGFAAPARADGEVEFLQMLNDTTPGTAIFGGASARYLASGYRACDALRAGSSKEDAIAAATVFPGIQPRWEVASIVDIAPKTLCPDVKH; this is translated from the coding sequence ATGATCACAAACTTTCGCCGGTTTTGGGCTGCCGGGATTCTTGCTGCTTCGCTTGTTGGGGCGGTCGGCTTTGCCGCGCCCGCACGTGCTGATGGCGAGGTCGAGTTTCTGCAGATGTTGAATGACACGACACCGGGCACTGCGATCTTTGGTGGTGCTTCCGCTCGATACCTTGCCAGCGGATATCGCGCCTGTGACGCGTTGAGAGCGGGGTCCTCGAAGGAGGATGCGATTGCCGCCGCCACAGTGTTTCCGGGCATCCAACCTCGGTGGGAAGTGGCGTCGATCGTCGATATCGCTCCGAAGACCTTGTGCCCTGACGTCAAGCACTGA
- a CDS encoding LLM class flavin-dependent oxidoreductase, with protein sequence MQYGIVLTTGDAGDVAELAVLAEEAGWDAIFGWEPVWGVDAWVALTAAAMRTTRIKLGTMLTPLSRRKPWDLASTTATLDRLSGGRVILSVGMGALHDNWLAFERDQGRKTRAELLDEGLDILFGLWAGQPFSYEGKHYLVTPTTHMVPDPPVQVPRITTWCVGLNGALRSMSRAARCDGLLPNITTADGQFDLNPPLAGWLDSAREIHSLRGELGCTGAYDVVHETTTDWKDLDATREKIATLRNGGYTWYLDSDWHTEHNDPLAALRARVENGPPR encoded by the coding sequence ATGCAGTATGGAATCGTCCTGACAACGGGAGACGCCGGCGATGTCGCAGAGCTGGCCGTGCTGGCAGAGGAAGCGGGCTGGGACGCGATCTTCGGCTGGGAGCCGGTGTGGGGTGTCGACGCGTGGGTGGCGTTGACCGCGGCGGCGATGCGCACCACCCGCATCAAACTCGGCACCATGCTCACTCCGCTGTCGCGCCGCAAGCCGTGGGATCTGGCGTCCACCACAGCGACGCTGGACCGGTTATCCGGAGGCCGTGTCATCCTGTCGGTGGGAATGGGTGCGCTGCATGACAATTGGCTGGCCTTCGAGCGCGATCAGGGCCGCAAGACCCGCGCCGAACTGCTGGACGAGGGCCTCGACATCCTATTCGGTCTATGGGCCGGCCAACCGTTCAGTTATGAGGGCAAGCACTACCTGGTGACACCGACGACGCACATGGTCCCCGATCCCCCGGTACAAGTGCCCCGCATCACGACCTGGTGCGTGGGTTTGAACGGGGCTCTCAGGTCCATGTCCCGCGCCGCCCGCTGTGACGGGCTGTTGCCGAACATCACCACCGCCGATGGACAGTTCGACCTCAATCCGCCGTTGGCCGGCTGGCTGGATTCGGCGCGTGAGATTCACTCGCTACGAGGCGAATTGGGGTGCACCGGCGCATATGACGTGGTGCACGAGACCACCACCGATTGGAAGGATCTCGACGCCACCCGAGAGAAGATCGCGACTCTGCGCAACGGCGGCTACACCTGGTACCTGGACTCGGACTGGCACACCGAGCACAACGATCCGCTGGCCGCGTTGCGTGCACGCGTCGAGAACGGGCCCCCGCGCTAG
- a CDS encoding 3'(2'),5'-bisphosphate nucleotidase CysQ: MTLSDAALAAELAHEAGQLLLQVRAELGFDDPKGLGAAGDKRANALLLERLAAERPADSVLSEEAVDDKTRLDAQRVWIIDPLDGTREFGIEGRDDWAVHVALWQADDHGGAITDAAVALPGLDTVFRTDETRVTPSARADSDPIRVVVSASRAPKFLTDMAERLNMELIPMGSAGAKAMAVVRGEADAYLHGGGQWEWDSAAPAGVVLAAGLHASRLDGSPLRYNEPHPYLPDLVMCRADLAPLLLDAVAGRA; encoded by the coding sequence GTGACTCTTTCCGATGCCGCGCTTGCCGCAGAACTTGCTCACGAAGCCGGACAGCTGCTCTTGCAGGTGCGTGCCGAGCTTGGGTTCGACGACCCGAAGGGGCTGGGGGCGGCCGGTGACAAGCGTGCCAACGCGCTGCTGCTGGAGCGGTTGGCGGCCGAACGGCCTGCGGACTCGGTGCTCTCCGAGGAGGCCGTCGACGACAAGACCCGCCTCGACGCACAGCGGGTCTGGATCATCGACCCGCTCGACGGGACCCGCGAGTTCGGGATCGAGGGCCGCGACGACTGGGCGGTGCACGTCGCGCTGTGGCAGGCCGACGATCACGGAGGGGCGATCACCGACGCAGCGGTGGCGCTGCCCGGCCTGGATACCGTGTTCCGCACCGACGAGACCCGGGTGACCCCTTCGGCGCGGGCTGACTCGGATCCGATCCGGGTGGTCGTCAGTGCCAGCCGGGCGCCGAAGTTCCTCACCGATATGGCCGAGCGGCTCAACATGGAGCTCATTCCGATGGGGTCGGCCGGGGCCAAGGCCATGGCGGTGGTACGCGGTGAAGCCGATGCCTATCTTCACGGTGGTGGTCAATGGGAATGGGACTCCGCGGCCCCGGCCGGGGTGGTGCTGGCGGCCGGTCTGCACGCCTCCCGGCTCGACGGGTCCCCGCTGCGGTACAACGAGCCGCATCCGTATCTGCCGGATCTCGTCATGTGCAGGGCCGATTTGGCGCCGTTGCTGTTGGATGCGGTCGCCGGGCGCGCCTAA
- the mshC gene encoding cysteine--1-D-myo-inosityl 2-amino-2-deoxy-alpha-D-glucopyranoside ligase gives MQSWASPPVPELDGRGPQLRLYDTADRQVRPVTPSSGPGSSATMYVCGITPYDATHLGHAATYLTFDLIYRQWLDAGLDVHYVQNVTDIDDPLFERADRDGIDWRELGDRETDLFRGDMTALRVLAPREYVRATESIACIIELVEKMLASGAAYVADDPEYPDVYFRVDATEQFGYESGYDIETMSRLFAERGGDPDRPGKANELDALLWRAARPGEPSWEASFGSGRPGWHVECSAIVLRELGAGIDIQGGGSDLIFPHHEYSAAHAEAVTAQRRFARHYVHAGMIGWDGHKMSKSRGNLVKVSVLTAEGVDPAAIRLGLLAGHYRADRSWSDAVLSDAQARLARWRHAVALPAAPSARDVVSRVRRYLADDLDTPKAIAALDNWVTDALAYGGHDAAAGAHVGHAVDALLGVQL, from the coding sequence ATGCAGTCATGGGCGTCGCCGCCAGTTCCTGAGCTCGACGGTCGTGGTCCGCAGCTGCGGCTGTACGACACCGCCGATCGTCAGGTGCGGCCGGTGACGCCATCGTCCGGTCCGGGTTCCAGTGCGACCATGTACGTGTGTGGCATCACGCCCTATGACGCCACTCATCTGGGTCACGCCGCAACGTATCTCACGTTCGACCTGATCTACCGGCAATGGCTCGACGCGGGCCTGGATGTGCATTACGTACAAAACGTCACCGATATCGACGATCCGCTCTTCGAACGTGCCGACCGGGACGGCATCGATTGGCGCGAGCTGGGGGACCGGGAAACCGACTTGTTCCGGGGCGACATGACCGCGCTGCGGGTGCTGGCACCCCGGGAGTATGTGCGCGCCACCGAGTCGATTGCCTGCATCATCGAACTCGTCGAGAAGATGCTGGCTTCGGGCGCCGCATATGTCGCGGACGATCCCGAGTATCCGGACGTCTACTTCCGGGTCGACGCTACCGAGCAGTTCGGCTATGAGTCGGGATACGACATCGAGACCATGTCGCGGTTGTTCGCCGAACGCGGCGGGGATCCGGACCGGCCCGGCAAGGCCAACGAACTTGACGCTCTGCTCTGGCGCGCGGCACGGCCGGGAGAGCCGAGCTGGGAGGCTTCGTTTGGATCGGGCCGTCCGGGCTGGCATGTCGAGTGCTCGGCGATCGTGCTGCGCGAGCTCGGTGCCGGTATCGACATCCAGGGCGGCGGCAGCGATCTGATTTTCCCGCACCACGAATACAGTGCCGCGCACGCTGAAGCCGTTACGGCGCAACGCCGTTTTGCGCGACACTATGTGCACGCCGGGATGATCGGCTGGGACGGACACAAGATGTCCAAGAGCCGGGGGAACCTGGTGAAGGTTTCTGTGCTGACCGCCGAGGGCGTGGATCCGGCGGCCATCAGGCTCGGGTTGTTGGCCGGCCACTATCGCGCCGACCGGTCCTGGAGTGATGCCGTGCTCTCCGACGCGCAGGCCCGGTTGGCCCGCTGGCGCCACGCGGTGGCACTGCCCGCCGCGCCGAGCGCCCGCGATGTGGTGTCTCGAGTGCGGCGTTATCTCGCCGATGATCTCGATACGCCGAAAGCAATTGCTGCACTGGACAACTGGGTGACCGACGCGTTGGCCTACGGTGGACATGATGCTGCGGCCGGCGCGCACGTGGGTCATGCGGTGGATGCCCTGCTGGGAGTGCAGCTGTAG
- a CDS encoding SDR family oxidoreductase, producing MGSTLNNIAGKTVMITGGAGGIGVEVAHRLHAKGANLVLTDLDETKLAAVADDLGRDRVLVAVADVCDLAALEGAVAQAVERFGGIDVVLANAGLLTFGSVLQVDPATFKKLIDVNVLGVFHTVRAALPSVIERKGYVLIVSSLAAYAAAPGVTAYNASKAAVEHFANALRLEVAHRGVDVGSAHMSWIDTSMVNDQKANLSAFSEMLTRLPPPLRTVTSVEACGKAFVKGIEKRRRRINCPGWVGVTRWLKPVLSTSLGELPMRGMIPEILPRMDAEVAAVQRAARGETGEA from the coding sequence ATGGGTTCAACGCTGAACAATATCGCCGGCAAGACGGTCATGATCACCGGCGGCGCCGGCGGCATCGGGGTGGAAGTCGCACACAGATTGCACGCCAAGGGTGCCAACCTTGTGCTCACCGATCTGGACGAGACCAAGCTTGCGGCAGTTGCCGACGATCTGGGCCGGGATCGAGTACTGGTGGCGGTGGCCGACGTGTGCGATCTGGCAGCGCTGGAAGGGGCCGTCGCCCAGGCGGTCGAGCGATTCGGCGGCATCGATGTGGTGCTGGCGAACGCGGGCCTGCTGACGTTCGGCTCGGTGCTGCAGGTGGACCCTGCGACCTTCAAGAAGCTGATCGATGTCAACGTGCTCGGGGTGTTTCACACGGTGCGCGCAGCCTTGCCCTCGGTGATCGAGCGGAAGGGGTATGTGCTCATCGTGTCGTCTCTGGCCGCCTATGCGGCGGCACCGGGGGTCACGGCATACAACGCCTCCAAGGCTGCGGTCGAACACTTCGCGAACGCGCTGCGTCTGGAGGTGGCGCATCGGGGCGTTGACGTGGGATCGGCACACATGTCGTGGATCGACACCTCGATGGTGAACGACCAGAAGGCCAACCTGTCGGCGTTCTCGGAGATGCTGACCCGGCTGCCACCGCCATTGAGAACCGTTACGTCTGTCGAAGCGTGTGGCAAGGCCTTCGTCAAGGGCATCGAAAAACGGCGTCGACGGATTAACTGCCCCGGCTGGGTGGGGGTGACCCGCTGGCTCAAGCCGGTGTTGTCGACGTCGCTCGGCGAATTGCCCATGCGGGGCATGATTCCGGAGATCCTGCCCCGTATGGACGCCGAGGTGGCCGCTGTGCAGCGTGCCGCCCGTGGTGAAACCGGCGAGGCCTGA